One genomic window of Piliocolobus tephrosceles isolate RC106 unplaced genomic scaffold, ASM277652v3 unscaffolded_707, whole genome shotgun sequence includes the following:
- the LOC111530572 gene encoding trans-2,3-enoyl-CoA reductase-like, which translates to MLSHPNHTGNNACFPSPNYNPFTWMFFLVSCPNYTYEIGSWISFTVMTQTLPVGIFTLLMSIQMSLWAQKKHKIYLRKFSSYIHRKSAMIPFIL; encoded by the exons ATGTTGTCTCATCCAAATCACACAG GAAACAATGCCTGTTTCCCAAGTCCAAATTATAACCCCTTCACATGGATGTTTTTCCTGGTTTCATGTCCTAACTACACCTATGAG ATTGGATCATGGATTAGTTTCACGGTCATGACACAAACACTGCCAG ttGGAATTTTTACACTTCTGATGAGTATCCAGATGTCTTTGTGGGCACAAAAGAAACATAAGATTTATCTGAGAAAATTCAGTTCATATATTCATAGAAAATCAGCAATGATTCCATtcatattgtaa